A window of the Paralichthys olivaceus isolate ysfri-2021 chromosome 5, ASM2471397v2, whole genome shotgun sequence genome harbors these coding sequences:
- the cntnap1 gene encoding contactin-associated protein 1, translating into MTCTILSICLLFLGFQHCSSRECVDPLVSGLYASSFLASSRYNFLYSANFAKLYGSSGWSPSPRDRQPWLQVDLGRKYRLMAIATQGTFNSYDWVTKYSLLYGDRPDSWTPYIMKGGNSTMPGNWNYYQVKRNVFHYAFTAKHIRLLPLAWNTENGGKIGVRLELFGCPYDSYVLQYNGDESVVYMYPGKRSRTLHDHIAINFKTLEQDGLLLHSEGIQGDLFTLELKRGRLYLHISLGSSVVHKVSGRTTLSAGSLLDNLHWHYVTIKRYGRQVNFTVDSQTVTAICNGEFTHMDLDTKLYVGGVIEQNLPHLPTTPNFRGCLENVFINGINIIDKAKREEDDIQIPRKKKMHFACRDILLKPMTFAGPNNYLQVPGFFRRPRMFVKFKFRSWDYTGLLMFTRFADDLGALELGLSEGQINVTIFQPGKKKLQFAAGYRLNDGYWHTVDLAARDNLMTLTIDEEEGSPLKITNPFTIRTGDRYFFGGCPKTNNTIRKCETKLNRFHGCMQHIFIDNEQLDIDIILQRQWGRYAELLLGTCGITDRCTPNPCEHEGRCIQSWDDFICLCENTGYKGEVCHMSVYKESCEAYRLSGKYWSGNYTIDPDLSGPLKPFEVYCKMKSYKAWTVIMHDRADGTKVSGSSIDRPYIGDVNYWNASWDEVTALANTSLYCEQWIDYSCYKSRLLNTPNGRPFGYWIGRNNESHYYWGGTFREVQKCGCAINQTCTDPKFQCNCDADYRQWYSDKGYLDFRDHLPVRRVVVGDTNRTGSEAQFTVGPLRCHGDRNIWNTISFTKPTYITFPTFKPGSSADISFHFKTYRDHCVFLENSDEHLRNFIRIELNTTQNLAFLFMVGDGILNVTLNSPVPLNDNEWHFVQAELNVKLARIKVDYQPWAVKRFPGQTFITMKFTHPLLVGSANRTQRPFLGCLRGLRMNGVPLDLEGKVNEEQGIRRNCTGQCLNATIPCRNSGQCIEGYASYTCDCNNTAFDGFYCHRDIGAYFEIGSWLRYNIRKKPITDEAAWANWIDPHYDNFSLGYNDTADDIEFSFSTVHTPAVLLYISSFVQDYVAIILKTDGSVDLRYRLGLITHKYQLTHRNLADGYPHYVNITRHNRTIKTQVDYMEPIVEKITLVEDARFDSPKSMFLGRVMEVGDIDYEIQRHNAPGFIGCISGVRYNVYAPLKAFFRPNETDPPVTTQGYVSESNCGAFPPVLGYVPWEADPWFTSIEYFYIHDDLGLFWITVIVILALLLLFAGLYSIYVYTYQQKGSYHTNEPKNLESPSSSRPLTETLRREKKNLPEIEEDFRSD; encoded by the exons gcAGCAGTGGCTGGTCGCCATCCCCAAGGGACCGGCAGCCATGGCTGCAGGTTGACCTGGGCAGAAAGTACCGATTGATGGCAATTGCCACCCAGGGGACATTCAACTCGTATGACTGGGTCACCAAGTACTCACTGCTGTACGGAGACCGACCAGATTCCTGGACACCGTACATCATGAAAGGAGGGAACTCT acgatgcCTGGAAACTGGAATTATTATCAGGTGAAGAGGAACGTATTCCACTACGCCTTTACAGCTAAACACATCCGTCTGTTGCCCCTGGCGTGGAACACAGAGAACGGAGGGAAGATCGGTGTGAGGCTGGAGCTGTTTGGCTGCCCTTATG ATTCCTATGTACTACAGTACAATGGGGACGAATCAGTGGTCTACATGTACCCGGGGAAGAGGTCCCGCACATTGCACGACCACATCGCCATCAACTTCAAGACTCTGGAGCAGGACGGTTTACTGTTGCACAGTGAGGGGATTCAGGGAGATCTGTTCACCCTGGAGCTGAAGAGAGGCCGTCTCTACCTGCACATCAGCCTCG GAAGCAGTGTTGTGCACAAAGTAAGTGGTCGAACGACACTGTCTGCTGGCAGCCTCCTTGATAATCTCCACTGGCACTACGTCACCATCAAGCGCTATGGCAGACAGGTGAACTTCACAGTGGACAGTCAGACAGTAACAGCTATCTGTAATGGAGAGTTTACCCACATGGATCTGGATACAAAG CTGTATGTAGGAGGAGTAATAGAGCAAAACCTGCCTCACCTCCCTACCACACCAAATTTCCGGGGCTGCCTGGAGAACGTCTTCATAAATGGCATCAACATCATTGACAAGGCCAAGAGAGAAGAAGACGACATCCAAATACCGCGAAAG AAAAAGATGCACTTTGCCTGCCGCGACATTCTCCTCAAACCGATGACCTTTGCCGGGCCCAACAACTACCTGCAGGTGCCGGGCTTCTTCAGGAGGCCTCGCATGTTTGTCAAGTTCAAGTTCCGCTCCTGGGACTACACAGGGCTGCTCATGTTCACACGCTTCGCTGATGACCTGGGTGCCCTTGAGCTAGGTCTGAGTGAGGGACAGATCAACGTCACCATTTTCCAGCCAGGAAAGAAGAAACTCCAGTTTGCTGCAG GATACCGGCTAAATGATGGTTACTGGCATACAGTGGATTTGGCCGCCAGGGACAACCTAATGACCCTCACCattgatgaagaggagggcTCTCCATTAAAGATCACCAACCCTTTCACAATCCGGACTGGGGACCGTTACTTTTTTGGAG GTTGTCCAAAAACCAATAACACGATAAGGAAGTGTGAGACCAAGCTAAACCGCTTCCATGGCTGCATGCAGCACATCTTCATAGACAACGAGCAGCTAGATATTGATATTATTCTGCAAAGACAGTGGGGGCGCTATGCTGAGCTGCTGTTGGGAACATGTGGCATCACTGACAG ATGTACTCCAAATCCATGTGAGCATGAAGGCAGATGCATCCAGTCCTGGGatgattttatttgtctttgtgagAACACAGGCTATAAAGGAGAAGTGTGTCACATGT cTGTTTATAAAGAGTCGTGCGAGGCCTACAGGCTCAGCGGCAAGTATTGGTCTGGAAACTACACCATCGATCCTGATCTCAGTGGACCGCTGAAGCCATTTGAGGTGTACTGCAAAATGAAGT CTTATAAAGCCTGGACGGTGATTATGCATGACCGAGCGGATGGTACCAAAGTGAGTGGGAGTTCCATAGATCGTCCATACATAGGCGATGTCAACTACTGGAATGCCTCCTGGGACGAAGTCACTGCTCTGGCCAACACCTCCCTGTACTGTGAGCAGTGGATCGACTACTCCTGCTACAAGTCCCGTCTTCTCAACACTCCCA aTGGAAGACCTTTTGGTTACTGGATTGGTCGCAACAACGAGAGTCACTATTACTGGGGTGGGACATTCAGAGAGGTCCAAAAGTGTGGATGTGCCATCAACCAAACCTGCACGGACCCCAAGTTTCAATGCAACTGTGATGCTGACTATAGACAATG GTACTCAGACAAGGGCTACCTTGACTTTAGGGACCATCTGCCTGTGAGGAGGGTGGTGGTCGGGGACACCAACAGGACAGGCTCCGAAGCACAGTTCACTGTTGGGCCCCTCCGCTGCCATGGCGACA gaaacatctggaataCCATCTCCTTCACCAAGCCCACCTACATCACCTTCCCTACATTCAAGCCTGGATCAAGCGCTGACATCTCCTTCCACTTCAAAACCTATCGTGACCACTGTGTCTTCTTGGAAAACTCTGACGAACACCTTCGAAACTTTATACGGATTGAGCTCAACA CCACCCAAAACCTTGCATTCCTGTTCATGGTTGGTGACGGCATCCTTAATGTGACCCTAAACTCCCCTGTTCCACTCAATGACAATGAGTGGCACTTTGTTCAGGCTGAGCTCAATGTGAAGCTTGCCAGGATTAAGGTTGATTATCAACCATGGGCTGTGAAACGTTTCCCAGGTCAGACATTCATCACCATGAAGTTTACTCATCCTCTCTTAGTAG GGTCAGCCAACCGCACCCAGAGACCATTCCTGGGCTGTCTTCGAGGGTTACGGATGAACGGTGTTCCTCTGGATCTAGAGGGCAAAGTAAACGAAGAACAGGGTATAAGGAGGAACTGTACAGGACAGTGTCTCAATGCCACCATACCATGTCGAAACAGCGGCCAGTGTATTGAGGGTTACGCATCCTACACTTGTGACTGTAACAACACAGCCTTTGATGGTTTCTACTGCCATAGAG ACATCGGAGCCTACTTTGAGATTGGATCTTGGCTGAGGTACAACATACGAAAGAAGCCCATAACGGACGAGGCGGCGTGGGCCAACTGGATCGACCCGCACTACGACAATTTCAGCCTCGGCTACAACGACACGGCCGATGACATCGAGTTCAGCTTCAGCACCGTCCACACGCCAGCTGTCTTGCTCTACATCAGCTCTTTCGTTCAGGACTATGTTGCTATCATCCTAAAGACTGATG GTAGTGTAGATTTGAGGTATAGGCTGGGACTCATAACACACAAGTACCAGCTGACTCACCGAAACCTGGCGGATGGATACCCCCATTACGTGAACATAACCAGACACAACCGAACCATCAAAACACAG GTGGATTACATGGAGCCCATTGTTGAAAAGATAACCTTAGTGGAGGACGCCAGGTTTGACTCTCCAAAGTCCATGTTCCTCGGCAGAGTGATGG AGGTTGGTGACATCGACTATGAGATACAGAGGCATAATGCTCCAGGCTTCATAGGTTGCATCTCCGGGGTGAGATACAACGTCTACGCCCCTTTAAAGGCCTTCTTTCGCCCGAATGAAACCGACCCTCCGGTGACGACACAAGGCTATGTCTCCGAGTCCAACTGCGGTGCCTTCCCTCCTGTCCTGGGTTATGTTCCGTGGGAGGCAGACCCCTGGTTTACCAGCATAG AGTATTTTTATATCCACGATGACCTAGGCCTGTTTTGGATAACAG TCATCGTCATCctggcgctgctgctgctcttcgcTGGCCTGTACAGCATCTATGTGTACACGTATCAGCAGAAGGGCAGTTACCACACCAATGAACCCAAGAACCTGGAGTCTCCCAGCAGCTCCAGGCCGCTGACTGAAACCCTgcggagagaaaagaagaaccTCCCGGAAATTGAAGAGGATTTCAGGAGTGACTAG